CGGTTCAGGGCGAAGAAGTCATTGTACGCAACGGTAAACCGCAGAATGCGCGCCATATCGAGAGCATCCGCAGCCGTCTGGGCATGGTGTTTCAACAGTTTAACCTCTGGACACACCGCACGGTTCAGGAAAATGTGATGGAAGGACCGATACAGGTCAAACGCGTCGCGAAGGCAGAGGCCCGCGACAAGGCCGAGGCACTGCTCAAGCGCGTTGGGCTTGAGGATCGGATGCAGATGTACCCCTCGCAGCTCTCGGGTGGGCAGCAGCAACGAGTCGCCATCGCGCGCGCCTTGGCAATGGAACCCGATGCAATCCTGTTTGACGAACCAACCTCCGCGCTCGACCCCGAGTTGGTGGGCGAAGTACTGAAGGTGATGCAATCGCTCGCCGCTGAAGGGCGCACAATGATTGTCGTGACCCACGAGATGGGCTTTGCCCGCGATGTATCCTCTGAAGTTGTTTTCCTGCATGAAGGCCGAATTGCCGAGCAAGGCCCGCCAGAGGAAATGTTCACCAATCCCAAGACAGAAGAATTCAAGCGCTTTATCTCTAAGGTAAGCTAGCGGGGTTTCCGCCCTGAAATCTCAAGCCATTTAGGTCAAAAATATGCCAGAACATTCAACCGCTTTTGCCCCTACCGCCCTGCGTGGAGGTATCCTGATCGAAGCTGCCGAATTGCGGATCGTGAGCCTGCCTCTGCTCACACCTTTTGTCATCTCAAGCGGCACTATGACCTGCAAGACATTCCCGCTTTTGGTGCTGAAGGGCGAAGGGCTTGAGGGCATAGCCGAGGCGGTGATGGACCCAACCCCCGACTATCTTGAGGAAACCATTCCCGGCGCAATGGCCTTTCTGCGTGATGTTCTGCTGCCCTCGATCATCGGCAAGCGATTTGCATCTCCTTACGAGCTGGAGCCATATCTCGCGCCGTGGCGCGGCAACCGGATGGCCAAAGCCGTTGTTGAAATGGCGTTCTGGGATATGTGGTCCAAAAGCCTTGGCATCCCC
This genomic window from Lentibacter algarum contains:
- a CDS encoding amino acid ABC transporter ATP-binding protein, translated to MTQAETVLKAEDIHKSFGHLEVLKGISLEANKHDVISILGSSGSGKSTFLRCLNFLETPTSGKVTVQGEEVIVRNGKPQNARHIESIRSRLGMVFQQFNLWTHRTVQENVMEGPIQVKRVAKAEARDKAEALLKRVGLEDRMQMYPSQLSGGQQQRVAIARALAMEPDAILFDEPTSALDPELVGEVLKVMQSLAAEGRTMIVVTHEMGFARDVSSEVVFLHEGRIAEQGPPEEMFTNPKTEEFKRFISKVS